The following are from one region of the Streptomyces changanensis genome:
- a CDS encoding alpha/beta hydrolase family protein, translated as MDITHRKPSRSRLVVVAPMVAAAVAAATLLPAPAATATTTTPEATTTSAARTASAVARGGGRAAAPGTVVAVEARGSMTAAEVSLSLRDSGIDASRVRYGATWYRVLYRTTDSAGAPTTASQLVVLPHTRRASLPVVSWLHGTTVHRDEVASVNPASNDRRAALLFASTGRAVSAPDYVGLGRGEGFHPYGDPAATVSAAVDGLRAARALARGTGRDLVREVQISGFSQGGPATMLVGRALQEEGRDPYFRAGALAPVSGPFELSAFEAAAADDAVDHAPLYLAYFATAWNRVYGLYGAPAEAFRAPYDQRIEELFDGRHSARDLMEALPATSRELFTPAFLDRIRKPDGELARRLRVLDRTCDWRPDVPVHLFHGSGDQDVVFAHARHCVAQLERNRADHVLTDVGAVDHNTSVKRALPLVVDFFDRRRS; from the coding sequence ATGGACATCACCCACCGCAAGCCGTCCAGGTCCCGTCTCGTCGTCGTGGCCCCCATGGTGGCCGCGGCCGTGGCCGCCGCCACGCTCCTGCCCGCCCCCGCCGCGACCGCCACGACCACCACCCCGGAGGCGACCACCACGTCGGCCGCGAGGACCGCGTCCGCGGTCGCCCGTGGGGGCGGTCGTGCCGCCGCGCCGGGGACGGTCGTGGCCGTCGAGGCCCGGGGCAGCATGACCGCGGCGGAGGTGTCGCTGAGCCTGCGGGACTCGGGCATCGACGCCTCACGGGTGCGGTACGGGGCGACCTGGTACCGCGTGCTGTACCGCACCACCGACAGCGCCGGCGCCCCCACCACGGCGAGCCAGCTCGTCGTCCTGCCGCACACCCGGCGCGCCTCCCTGCCGGTCGTGTCCTGGCTGCACGGCACCACCGTCCACCGCGACGAGGTCGCCTCCGTCAACCCCGCCTCCAACGACCGGCGGGCGGCGCTCCTCTTCGCCTCCACCGGACGGGCGGTCTCCGCTCCGGACTACGTCGGCCTCGGCAGGGGCGAGGGGTTCCACCCGTACGGCGATCCGGCCGCGACCGTCTCCGCCGCCGTGGACGGGCTGCGCGCCGCGCGCGCCCTCGCCCGGGGCACCGGCCGCGACCTGGTGCGCGAGGTGCAGATCAGCGGGTTCTCGCAGGGCGGCCCGGCGACGATGCTGGTGGGCCGGGCCCTACAAGAGGAGGGGCGCGACCCGTACTTCCGCGCGGGTGCGCTGGCCCCCGTGTCCGGCCCCTTCGAGCTGAGCGCCTTCGAGGCCGCGGCAGCCGACGACGCGGTCGACCACGCGCCCCTGTACCTCGCCTACTTCGCCACCGCCTGGAACCGCGTGTACGGCCTGTACGGCGCGCCCGCCGAGGCTTTCCGTGCCCCGTACGACCAGCGGATCGAGGAGCTCTTCGACGGCCGCCACAGCGCCCGGGACCTCATGGAGGCGCTGCCGGCCACCTCGCGCGAGCTGTTCACCCCCGCCTTCCTGGACCGGATCAGGAAGCCCGACGGCGAGCTCGCACGCAGGCTGCGGGTGCTTGACCGCACCTGCGACTGGCGGCCGGACGTCCCCGTGCACCTCTTCCACGGCAGCGGGGACCAGGACGTCGTCTTCGCGCACGCCCGGCACTGCGTCGCCCAACTGGAGCGGAACCGCGCCGATCACGTGCTCACCGATGTGGGGGCCGTCGATCACAACACCTCGGTGAAGCGGGCCCTGCCGCTGGTCGTCGACTTCTTCGACCGCCGGCGGTCCTGA
- a CDS encoding acyl-CoA dehydrogenase family protein, translated as MADPLLFNPRTYDPAHFDPETRRLLRATVDWFESRGKRRIIEDYRSRAWLGDFLDFAAKEGLFATFLTPAGAADGHADKRWDTARIAALNEIFGFYGLDYWYAWQVTILGLGPVWQSDNAAARERAARLLAEGEVFAFGLSEKNHGADIYSTDMLLEPDGEGGFRATGSKYYIGNGNAAGLVSVFGRRTDVEGPDGYVFFAADSRHPAYHLVKNVVDSSKYVSEFRLEDYPVAAEDVLHTGRAAFDAALNTVNVGKFNLCTASIGICEHAMYEAVTHAHNRILYGRPVTAFPHVRRELTDAYVRLVGMKLFSDRAVDYFRSAGPDDRRYLLFNPMTKMKVTTEGEKVIDLMWDVIAAKGFEKDNYFAQAAIEIRGLPKLEGTVHVNLALILKFLRNHLLDPAEYAPVPTRLDAADDDFLFRQGPARGLGSVRFHDWRPAFDAYAHLPNVGRFREQADALCAFVTTAAPDEEQSRDLDLLLAVGQLFALVVHGQLILEQAGLTGLDEDVLDELFAVLVRDFSAHAVELHGKDSATEAQQVWALGAVRRPVVDEDRSARVWQRVEALSGAYEMAP; from the coding sequence ATGGCCGACCCGCTGCTGTTCAACCCGCGCACCTACGACCCGGCGCACTTCGACCCCGAGACCCGCAGGCTGCTGCGGGCCACCGTCGACTGGTTCGAGAGCCGCGGCAAGCGCCGGATCATCGAGGACTACCGCTCGCGCGCGTGGCTGGGCGACTTCCTCGACTTCGCCGCGAAGGAGGGGCTCTTCGCGACCTTCCTCACTCCGGCCGGCGCCGCCGACGGCCACGCCGACAAGCGGTGGGACACCGCCCGCATCGCCGCCCTCAACGAGATCTTCGGCTTCTACGGCCTCGACTACTGGTACGCCTGGCAGGTCACGATCCTCGGCCTCGGCCCGGTCTGGCAGAGCGACAACGCCGCCGCCCGCGAGCGTGCCGCGCGGCTCCTCGCCGAGGGCGAGGTGTTCGCGTTCGGCCTGTCGGAGAAGAACCACGGCGCCGACATCTACTCCACCGACATGCTGCTGGAGCCCGACGGCGAGGGCGGTTTCCGGGCCACCGGCTCCAAGTACTACATCGGCAACGGCAACGCCGCCGGGCTCGTCTCCGTCTTCGGCCGCCGCACGGACGTCGAGGGCCCCGACGGGTACGTCTTCTTCGCCGCCGACAGCCGCCACCCGGCCTACCACCTGGTGAAGAACGTCGTCGACTCCTCCAAGTACGTCAGCGAGTTCCGCCTGGAGGACTACCCCGTCGCCGCCGAGGACGTCCTGCACACCGGCCGCGCCGCCTTCGACGCGGCCCTCAACACCGTCAACGTCGGCAAGTTCAACCTCTGCACCGCCTCCATCGGCATCTGCGAGCACGCGATGTACGAGGCCGTCACCCACGCCCACAACCGCATCCTGTACGGCCGCCCCGTCACCGCGTTCCCGCACGTGCGCCGCGAGCTGACCGACGCGTACGTCCGCCTCGTCGGCATGAAGCTGTTCAGCGACCGCGCCGTCGACTACTTCCGCTCGGCCGGCCCCGACGACCGCCGCTACCTCCTCTTCAACCCGATGACGAAGATGAAGGTGACCACGGAGGGCGAGAAGGTCATCGACCTGATGTGGGACGTGATCGCCGCCAAGGGCTTCGAGAAGGACAACTACTTCGCCCAGGCGGCGATCGAGATCCGCGGGTTGCCGAAGCTGGAGGGCACGGTCCACGTCAACCTCGCGCTCATCCTGAAGTTCCTGCGCAACCACCTCCTCGACCCGGCGGAGTACGCGCCCGTGCCGACCCGGCTCGACGCGGCCGACGACGACTTCCTCTTCCGCCAGGGCCCGGCCCGCGGCCTCGGCTCGGTGCGCTTCCACGACTGGCGCCCGGCCTTCGACGCGTACGCGCACCTGCCCAACGTGGGCCGTTTCCGCGAGCAGGCCGACGCCCTGTGCGCGTTCGTCACCACGGCCGCGCCCGACGAGGAGCAGAGCCGCGACCTCGATCTGCTCCTCGCCGTCGGCCAGCTCTTCGCGCTGGTCGTCCACGGCCAGCTGATCCTGGAGCAGGCGGGGCTGACCGGACTCGACGAGGACGTGCTGGACGAGCTGTTCGCCGTCCTCGTGCGGGACTTCTCCGCGCACGCCGTCGAACTGCACGGCAAGGACTCCGCCACCGAGGCCCAGCAGGTGTGGGCGCTGGGCGCCGTGCGGCGGCCGGTCGTCGACGAGGACCGCTCGGCCCGGGTCTGGCAGCGCGTCGAGGCACTGTCCGGCGCGTACGAGATGGCGCCGTAA
- a CDS encoding PadR family transcriptional regulator, with protein sequence MALDHAILVSLLEQPGSGYELARRFDRSIGHFWTATHQQIYRVLKRMEGDGWVDVRDVPQQGRPDKKEYSVAAAGRAALSAWLREPVEPESLRHDLAVRIRGAAFDDPAALVREVERHRRAHADRLAHYLAGEARDFPPPDTAAPDGAAPDAGRELQHVVLRGGIAYERMTIAWLDDVLATLRRLTAAGPTTDGPNGDGPNGDGAGPAGAGPTTDRRTTDGPAGGG encoded by the coding sequence ATGGCGCTCGACCACGCGATCCTCGTCTCCCTGCTGGAGCAGCCGGGCTCCGGATACGAGCTGGCCCGGCGGTTCGACCGGTCCATCGGCCACTTCTGGACCGCGACGCACCAGCAGATCTACCGCGTCCTCAAGCGCATGGAGGGCGACGGCTGGGTCGACGTCCGGGACGTGCCCCAGCAGGGCCGCCCGGACAAGAAGGAGTACTCGGTCGCCGCCGCGGGGCGGGCCGCCCTCTCCGCGTGGCTGCGCGAACCGGTCGAACCCGAGAGCCTCCGCCACGACCTGGCCGTACGCATCCGCGGCGCCGCGTTCGACGACCCCGCCGCGCTCGTCCGGGAGGTCGAGCGGCACCGGCGCGCGCACGCCGACCGCCTCGCCCACTACCTCGCGGGAGAGGCACGCGACTTCCCGCCCCCGGACACCGCCGCGCCCGACGGCGCGGCGCCCGACGCGGGGCGCGAGCTGCAGCACGTCGTACTGCGGGGCGGCATCGCGTACGAGCGGATGACGATCGCCTGGCTCGACGACGTCCTCGCCACCCTGCGCCGCCTCACAGCCGCCGGTCCGACCACCGACGGTCCGAACGGCGACGGTCCGAACGGCGACGGCGCGGGCCCGGCCGGCGCGGGCCCGACCACCGACCGCCGGACCACCGACGGTCCGGCCGGCGGCGGCTGA
- a CDS encoding carboxylate-amine ligase, whose protein sequence is MTLNVGVEEEFHVLEVETGKLVPRAGDVLQGLPKGRYTTELLQSTVESNSDVHSTMDSLWADLIESRGRLGGNAAGHGLAVVAAGTVPFAGTGAGRVTPDRRYRHMVSEYRQIADEQLICGTHVHVDVPDRDTAVRMMCMISPWAPVLLALSASSPFWDGADTGYASWRTMLWQRWPTAGPAGCFADAAAYDAAVAELIDSGVVTDPGMIYYDLRPSDHQPTLELRVCDSSPSAETVVLIAALFRALVMRATTRFESGGTASARCGGRHEWLRAATWRAARSGLEGDLIDPVSRRPAPAARVVRTMLARLRPELEACGDWETVRELSEKALADGSAAHRLRRTAAQDDLLACVDELIALTRGPGGRRDHVPASARTARAGLRRGPVEPIGG, encoded by the coding sequence GTGACGCTCAATGTGGGAGTGGAAGAGGAGTTCCATGTCCTGGAGGTGGAGACCGGCAAGCTGGTCCCACGGGCCGGGGACGTGCTTCAGGGACTGCCGAAGGGCCGCTACACCACGGAGCTCCTGCAGTCGACCGTCGAGTCGAACAGCGACGTGCACAGCACGATGGACTCCCTGTGGGCCGACCTGATCGAGTCCCGGGGACGCCTCGGCGGCAACGCCGCGGGCCACGGCCTGGCGGTCGTGGCGGCCGGGACCGTGCCCTTCGCCGGCACCGGCGCGGGCCGGGTGACACCCGACCGCCGCTACCGGCACATGGTCTCCGAGTACCGGCAGATCGCCGACGAACAGCTCATCTGCGGCACCCACGTGCACGTCGACGTCCCCGACCGCGACACCGCGGTCCGCATGATGTGCATGATCTCGCCCTGGGCGCCCGTCCTGCTGGCGCTCTCCGCCAGCTCCCCCTTCTGGGACGGGGCGGACACCGGGTACGCGAGCTGGCGCACCATGCTCTGGCAGCGCTGGCCCACCGCCGGCCCCGCCGGCTGCTTCGCCGACGCCGCCGCCTACGACGCCGCGGTCGCCGAACTGATCGACTCCGGCGTGGTCACCGACCCCGGGATGATCTACTACGACCTCCGGCCCTCCGACCACCAGCCCACCCTGGAGCTCCGCGTCTGCGACTCCTCGCCGAGCGCCGAGACGGTCGTCCTGATCGCCGCGCTCTTCCGGGCCCTGGTGATGCGCGCGACCACCCGCTTCGAGTCCGGCGGCACCGCGTCCGCGCGCTGCGGCGGCCGGCACGAATGGCTGCGCGCGGCCACCTGGCGGGCGGCGCGCTCCGGCCTGGAGGGCGACCTGATCGACCCGGTCTCCCGCCGTCCCGCCCCCGCCGCCCGCGTCGTCCGCACCATGCTGGCCCGGCTCCGCCCGGAGCTGGAGGCGTGCGGCGACTGGGAGACCGTGCGGGAACTGAGCGAGAAGGCCCTCGCCGACGGCAGCGCCGCGCACCGCCTGCGCCGCACCGCCGCCCAGGACGACCTGCTCGCCTGCGTGGACGAGCTCATCGCGCTGACCCGCGGCCCGGGCGGCCGCCGCGACCACGTCCCGGCCTCCGCGAGGACCGCCCGGGCGGGTCTGCGCCGCGGCCCCGTGGAGCCCATCGGCGGCTGA
- a CDS encoding N-acetylglutaminylglutamine amidotransferase — translation MCGLSGEIRFDGGRPDVDAVRRMNDRLAPRGPDGEGLWSQGPVALGHRRLKIIDLSDRGAQPMTDGSDAAATGVFNGCLYNYQELRRELQGLGHRFVSTSDTEVLIKAYLEWGVQCVDHFLGMFAFALVDHRTGQVVLGRDRLGIKPLYLAPGPGRLRFASSLPALLAAGGVDTSIDPVALHQYLTWHATVPAPRTILNGVAKLPPATVRVVETDGTYRDRHYWQPSYTRRPEHDGMTTDEWRDAVLEALRVAVRRRMVADVPVGVLLSGGLDSSLVVALLADEGQRDLATFSVGFESAGGEQGDEFHYSRLMAREFATDHHELMVPSTEVSGALDAAVAAMAEPQVSHDVIAFHLLSRQVSEHVKVVQSGQGADEVFAGYHWYPRLAVPVRADAADAYAEAYFDRTHADLARIVQPHMLPGEDVSMQFVREHMATPGAETALDAALRLDTHVMLVDDPVKRVDNMTMDWGLEARVPFLDHELVELAAACPPELKLAHDGKGVLKEAGRKLLPTEVVDRPKGYFPVPAIKHMAGPVLERVREALEAPAAKGRGIFRDEYVAELLAAPEEHRTRRGANGLWQVALLELWLQKHGIN, via the coding sequence ATGTGCGGCCTGAGCGGTGAGATACGGTTCGACGGCGGCCGCCCCGACGTCGACGCGGTACGGCGCATGAACGACCGCCTGGCCCCGCGCGGCCCCGACGGCGAGGGCCTGTGGAGCCAGGGCCCGGTCGCCCTCGGCCACCGTCGGCTGAAGATCATCGACCTGTCCGACCGGGGCGCCCAGCCGATGACCGACGGCTCCGACGCCGCCGCGACCGGCGTCTTCAACGGCTGCCTGTACAACTACCAGGAGCTGCGGCGGGAGCTGCAGGGCCTCGGTCACCGCTTCGTGTCCACCTCGGACACGGAGGTGCTGATCAAGGCGTACCTGGAGTGGGGCGTCCAGTGCGTCGACCACTTCCTCGGGATGTTCGCCTTCGCCCTCGTCGACCACCGCACCGGGCAGGTCGTCCTCGGCAGGGACCGGCTCGGCATCAAGCCGCTGTACCTGGCGCCCGGCCCCGGGCGGCTGCGGTTCGCCTCCTCCCTGCCCGCCCTCCTCGCCGCCGGCGGGGTGGACACCTCGATCGATCCGGTCGCCCTCCACCAGTACCTGACCTGGCACGCGACCGTCCCCGCACCGCGCACGATCCTCAACGGCGTGGCCAAGCTCCCCCCGGCCACCGTCCGCGTGGTCGAGACGGACGGCACGTACCGCGACCGCCACTACTGGCAGCCGTCGTACACCCGCCGCCCCGAGCACGACGGGATGACCACGGACGAGTGGCGGGACGCCGTGCTGGAGGCGCTGCGCGTCGCCGTCCGCCGCCGCATGGTCGCCGACGTGCCCGTAGGCGTGCTGCTCTCCGGCGGTCTCGACTCCAGCCTGGTCGTGGCGCTCCTCGCCGACGAGGGCCAGCGCGACCTCGCCACGTTCAGTGTCGGCTTCGAGTCGGCCGGCGGGGAGCAGGGCGACGAGTTCCACTACTCACGACTCATGGCCCGCGAGTTCGCCACCGACCACCACGAGCTGATGGTGCCGTCCACCGAGGTGTCGGGCGCGCTCGACGCCGCCGTCGCGGCCATGGCCGAACCGCAGGTGAGCCATGACGTGATCGCCTTCCACCTGCTGTCCCGGCAGGTGTCCGAGCACGTCAAGGTGGTGCAGAGCGGCCAGGGCGCCGACGAGGTCTTCGCCGGCTACCACTGGTACCCCCGCCTCGCCGTGCCGGTGCGGGCGGACGCGGCCGACGCGTACGCGGAGGCGTACTTCGACCGTACGCACGCCGACCTCGCCCGCATCGTGCAGCCCCACATGCTCCCCGGCGAGGACGTCTCGATGCAGTTCGTCCGGGAGCACATGGCCACCCCCGGGGCCGAGACCGCGCTGGACGCGGCCCTCAGGCTGGACACCCACGTCATGCTCGTCGACGACCCGGTCAAGCGGGTCGACAACATGACCATGGACTGGGGCCTCGAGGCCCGGGTGCCCTTCCTCGACCACGAGCTGGTCGAGCTCGCGGCGGCCTGCCCGCCCGAGCTGAAGCTCGCCCACGACGGCAAGGGCGTGCTCAAGGAGGCCGGCCGCAAGCTGCTCCCGACCGAGGTCGTGGACCGGCCCAAGGGGTACTTCCCGGTCCCCGCGATCAAGCACATGGCCGGACCGGTCCTGGAGCGGGTGCGCGAGGCGCTGGAGGCCCCCGCGGCCAAGGGGCGCGGCATCTTCCGGGACGAGTACGTGGCGGAGCTCCTGGCGGCGCCCGAGGAGCACCGTACGAGGCGAGGAGCGAACGGCCTGTGGCAGGTAGCGTTGCTGGAGCTATGGCTGCAGAAGCACGGCATCAACTGA
- a CDS encoding prolyl oligopeptidase family serine peptidase, whose product MAAEARHQLTGPRRDEGDAPVAAPSTVLLAPAEGARDEPVRFTAHGCWYPSADPYGAQVAFVCDRGGVPQLWTGPVDGGEAHLLDAGPDPVSEVAWSPDGRWIAYTTRPGGGEHSRVLCVRPDGTGRRVLAGAEPGTSAYLGCWLHDGSAVAVTVAAPAEGTGHAPGESAPGEAEPAEPSAVGLPAGWRERDGRAVLLGGAHHGDVAPAVRPPTVLLPDGTASRPATHARYDDLFTGAAARPADGALLDATALDGAYRDGAYRDGVLLDGTLSDTTRLDGTLTGTATGPGPEGPTVRAGNGLAAYLVDPDGVAAPVLVAVERTAATLRICDVSRDGRLAVLRRGPRNRREAVVVRLSDLGTAAAVPVADGDPWIGAFSPDGRRLWLRSDADREFAALLAADLAPDGSVTRLSVAAERDGVDLELLTVDPEGRGAFLAWNDGGLSDLEFRPLADAPEAPDTLGAPEVPVAPEPSDAPNDLAGLATPDAPDLWEGPGDPDGPRTVVAAGHGVALPHEVATRVAPAGTGGAAVVALSGSQRRPGVWWLPGTGEPLRTPWSSRDEEAVPPGRRPTRPVRHRFTARDGTPLSGWYYRAPGRGPTRPAPCVIHLHGGPEEQERPVLDPLYHELLGRGVDVFAPDVRGSSGHGRAFVDADLGTGRFAAIQDVADCAAHAVLAGPADPARLGVMGRSYGGYLVMASLVWHPELFRTGVAVCGMSDLQTFFAGTEPWIAESAAHKYGHPERDRELLRSLSPLHRIDALRVPVLAVHGEHDTNVPPGESEQFVRAARDRGIPAELLTLRDEGHDFQRADNRRFFRRTAADWLERHLVGGGGGAPPFGHGEE is encoded by the coding sequence ATGGCTGCAGAAGCACGGCATCAACTGACCGGTCCCCGGCGGGACGAGGGGGACGCCCCGGTCGCCGCCCCCTCGACCGTCCTCCTGGCGCCGGCCGAGGGGGCCCGGGACGAACCGGTGCGGTTCACGGCGCACGGCTGCTGGTACCCGTCGGCCGACCCGTACGGTGCACAGGTCGCGTTCGTCTGCGACCGCGGCGGCGTGCCCCAGTTGTGGACCGGACCGGTCGACGGCGGCGAGGCCCACCTCCTCGACGCCGGCCCGGACCCCGTGTCGGAGGTGGCGTGGTCGCCCGACGGCCGGTGGATCGCCTACACCACCAGGCCGGGCGGCGGCGAGCACTCCCGCGTGCTGTGCGTACGCCCCGACGGCACCGGGCGCCGCGTCCTCGCGGGCGCAGAACCCGGTACCTCCGCCTACCTGGGGTGCTGGCTCCACGACGGGTCCGCCGTGGCCGTCACGGTCGCCGCCCCCGCGGAGGGGACCGGGCACGCCCCCGGTGAGTCCGCGCCGGGCGAGGCGGAACCGGCCGAGCCGTCCGCCGTCGGACTGCCGGCGGGGTGGCGGGAGCGCGACGGCCGCGCCGTGCTCCTCGGCGGGGCGCACCACGGCGACGTCGCCCCCGCCGTCCGGCCGCCGACCGTCCTCCTGCCCGACGGGACGGCGTCCCGGCCGGCCACCCACGCGCGGTACGACGACCTGTTCACCGGAGCGGCCGCGCGACCGGCGGACGGTGCCCTCCTCGACGCGACCGCCCTCGACGGGGCGTACCGCGACGGGGCGTACCGCGACGGCGTCCTCCTCGACGGGACGCTCTCCGACACGACGCGGCTCGACGGGACGCTCACGGGGACGGCCACCGGGCCGGGCCCCGAGGGGCCGACGGTGCGCGCGGGCAACGGCCTCGCGGCCTACCTCGTGGACCCGGACGGCGTGGCGGCGCCGGTCCTGGTCGCCGTCGAGCGGACGGCCGCCACCCTGCGCATCTGCGACGTCAGCCGCGACGGACGGCTGGCCGTCCTGCGGCGCGGCCCGCGCAACCGGCGGGAGGCCGTGGTCGTGCGCCTGTCCGACCTGGGCACGGCGGCCGCCGTGCCGGTCGCCGACGGGGACCCGTGGATCGGGGCCTTCTCACCGGACGGGCGGCGGCTGTGGCTGCGCAGCGACGCCGACCGGGAGTTCGCCGCCCTGCTCGCCGCCGACCTGGCGCCCGACGGGAGCGTCACCCGGCTGTCGGTGGCCGCCGAGCGCGACGGTGTCGACCTGGAGCTGCTCACCGTGGACCCCGAGGGTCGCGGCGCCTTCCTCGCCTGGAACGACGGCGGCCTGAGCGACCTGGAGTTCCGCCCGCTCGCGGACGCGCCGGAGGCCCCGGACACCTTGGGCGCTCCGGAAGTCCCGGTCGCCCCGGAACCGTCGGACGCCCCGAATGACCTGGCCGGCCTGGCCACCCCGGACGCCCCGGACCTGTGGGAGGGTCCCGGTGATCCGGACGGGCCGAGGACCGTGGTGGCGGCCGGGCACGGGGTCGCCCTGCCCCACGAGGTCGCCACCAGGGTCGCGCCCGCCGGCACGGGCGGCGCGGCCGTGGTCGCGCTCAGCGGCTCACAGCGCCGCCCCGGCGTCTGGTGGCTGCCCGGCACCGGGGAGCCGCTGCGGACGCCGTGGTCGTCGCGTGACGAGGAGGCGGTACCACCCGGCCGCCGGCCCACCCGCCCCGTCCGGCACCGCTTCACCGCGCGCGACGGGACGCCGCTCAGCGGCTGGTACTACCGCGCCCCCGGACGCGGCCCCACCCGGCCCGCCCCCTGCGTGATCCACCTGCACGGCGGCCCGGAGGAGCAGGAGCGGCCCGTCCTCGACCCGCTCTACCACGAGCTGCTGGGCCGTGGCGTCGACGTGTTCGCGCCGGACGTGCGCGGCTCGTCGGGCCACGGGCGGGCCTTCGTCGACGCCGACCTCGGCACCGGCCGGTTCGCCGCGATCCAGGACGTCGCCGACTGCGCCGCGCACGCCGTCCTCGCCGGTCCCGCTGACCCGGCACGGCTGGGCGTGATGGGCCGCTCGTACGGTGGCTACCTCGTCATGGCGTCCCTTGTCTGGCACCCGGAGCTGTTCCGCACGGGCGTGGCCGTGTGCGGCATGTCCGACCTCCAGACGTTCTTCGCCGGGACGGAGCCGTGGATCGCCGAGTCCGCCGCCCACAAGTACGGCCACCCCGAGCGGGACCGCGAGCTGCTGCGGTCGCTCTCCCCGCTCCACCGGATCGACGCCCTGCGCGTGCCCGTGCTGGCCGTCCACGGCGAGCACGACACGAACGTGCCGCCGGGGGAGTCCGAGCAGTTCGTCCGGGCGGCCCGCGACCGCGGGATCCCCGCCGAGCTGCTGACCCTCCGCGACGAGGGGCACGACTTCCAACGGGCGGACAACCGGCGCTTCTTCCGCCGGACGGCGGCCGACTGGCTGGAACGCCACCTGGTCGGCGGGGGCGGCGGCGCCCCGCCCTTCGGGCACGGCGAGGAGTGA
- a CDS encoding antibiotic biosynthesis monooxygenase family protein, with translation MTEISTGDGLVTYINVFTVAPENQQRLIELLQYMAREVMPKQPGYVQANIHRGLEGTRVANYNQWRSQADLAAAREDADVRACMEQVLKIATLDLVPYEVVSVHRP, from the coding sequence ATGACCGAGATCAGTACGGGCGACGGCCTGGTCACTTACATCAATGTCTTCACCGTCGCTCCCGAGAATCAGCAACGTCTCATCGAGCTGCTCCAGTACATGGCGCGGGAGGTCATGCCGAAGCAACCTGGCTATGTGCAAGCCAATATTCACCGGGGTCTTGAGGGCACTCGAGTGGCCAACTACAACCAGTGGCGCTCGCAAGCGGATCTGGCGGCCGCGCGCGAAGACGCCGACGTGCGGGCGTGCATGGAGCAAGTACTGAAGATCGCGACGCTCGACCTCGTACCGTACGAGGTCGTGTCGGTACACCGACCGTAG
- a CDS encoding NAD(P)-dependent oxidoreductase, which yields MEAKSSKIIVFGAGGRVGRAAVAEARRRGHEVTAAGRTEGNVTDPAAVARLAVGHDAAIVAVYDPGAPPGEFFPAVARALAEGLPAAGVKRLVSVGLASVLPTASGDLLTDTPGYPQEWREFYVGHGAGTEALRAAAPEALDWAVLSPAGDFDHEGEPSGRYVLAPAAADSRITYGDFARALLDQAEFPTLHRTHAGVSAA from the coding sequence ATGGAAGCAAAGAGCAGCAAAATCATCGTCTTCGGCGCGGGCGGCCGGGTCGGCCGGGCGGCCGTGGCGGAGGCTCGCAGGCGGGGCCACGAGGTCACGGCGGCCGGGCGGACCGAGGGGAACGTGACGGACCCGGCGGCCGTAGCACGGCTCGCGGTCGGGCACGATGCGGCGATCGTCGCCGTGTACGACCCCGGGGCGCCCCCCGGCGAGTTCTTCCCAGCCGTGGCCCGCGCCCTCGCGGAGGGGCTCCCGGCGGCCGGGGTGAAGCGGCTGGTGTCGGTCGGGCTGGCATCCGTACTGCCCACCGCGTCCGGCGACTTGCTGACGGATACTCCCGGATACCCACAGGAGTGGCGGGAGTTCTACGTCGGCCATGGCGCCGGCACCGAGGCCCTGCGGGCGGCCGCACCGGAGGCGCTGGACTGGGCGGTACTGAGCCCGGCGGGGGACTTCGACCATGAGGGCGAGCCCTCGGGCAGGTACGTGCTCGCTCCGGCAGCCGCCGACAGCCGGATCACGTACGGGGACTTCGCTCGCGCGCTGCTGGACCAGGCCGAATTCCCGACTCTGCACCGGACCCACGCGGGAGTGTCCGCCGCATGA
- a CDS encoding nitroreductase/quinone reductase family protein: MTDTIHDNPTPWVADHIRRFEETGGHPRPGVADLLLTTRGRRSGLLRRTALAYVRDGDAYVLTASNAGADRHPSWYLNLLAIPEVTLQVGGATFPATASESARLWPAVVDAMPSYAAYRTATTRKIPLVLVTPTRRAS, from the coding sequence ATGACCGACACGATCCACGACAACCCGACCCCCTGGGTCGCTGACCACATCCGCCGCTTCGAGGAGACCGGCGGCCACCCCCGCCCCGGGGTGGCCGACCTGCTCCTGACCACCCGGGGCCGCAGGTCCGGCCTGCTGCGCCGCACGGCGCTGGCGTACGTCCGGGATGGGGATGCGTACGTCCTCACGGCGTCCAACGCAGGCGCGGACCGCCACCCCTCCTGGTACCTGAACCTGCTGGCCATCCCGGAGGTCACCCTCCAGGTCGGCGGGGCCACCTTCCCGGCCACGGCGTCAGAATCGGCCCGCCTGTGGCCGGCGGTGGTGGACGCGATGCCCTCGTACGCGGCCTACCGCACCGCGACCACCCGGAAGATCCCCCTGGTGCTGGTCACCCCGACGAGGCGGGCGAGCTGA